From the genome of Hyphobacterium sp. CCMP332:
ATGACAGTGAGCAATTTCTGGGATCGCGAGCGACTCTTGCGCTCAACCATTCTGGCGGGCTTCGCGGCAGCGGGTCTGGCCGGTGCGTCTGCGTATGCGCAAGACGTTGATGAAGATGAAGAGGCAGTCGAAGAGGAAGAAGAGCAGGATACGGTTATCGTAACCGGTTCGCGTATTCAGCGCTCCGAATTCAACTCGCTCTCGCCAGTGCAGGTCATTTCGGGCGAAGTTTCGCGCGAAGTCGGTCTTGTGAACGCCGCAGACATTCTGCAGGCGCAGTCGCAAGCGACCGGTACGCAGATCGACACGACATTCGTCGGTTTCGTTCTCGACAACGGCCCGGGTTCGGTTCAGCTGAACCTGCGCGGCCTGAATGCCGAGCGGACACTGACGCTGGTTAACGGCCGCCGCCTGGCGCCGGCCGGTATCGGTGGCGCACCGACCAGCCCGGATCTCACACTGATCCCGGGTCTGATCATCGAGCGCATCGACCTGCTTCTGGATGGCGCGTCCTCGATCTACGGTTCGGACGCCGTTGCCGGTGTGGCAAACGTCGTGCTCCGTCAGGACTTCGAAGGCGTCGAGTTTGAATACAACCGCACCACGCCGTTCGACGGTGGCGGTGAGCAAACCCAGTTCGCGGGTGCCTGGGGTATCAACTCCGACCGTGGCTTTGCCGGTTTTGCCTTCGAATACTCGCAGACTGAAGCTCAGCTTCTCGGTGACCGCGACTTTACGCGCGGCTGCCCGCGCAACCACGAAATCGGCAATGACGGCGTGATCCGTTCTGTTGACGTCTCCACGTGGGATTTCTCCGGTGCCAATCCGGGTGACATCAATAATGGCCGCAATGTCGGTCTGTTCACGGGCGATAATGCTTCGTGTAACACCTCGCTGATCAACCGGCTCTTCATTCCGGTCGGCTTCGGTTCGACCTATTACACGCCGGGCTTCTCCAATATCGGTATTCCGAACTTCTCCGAATCCAATCTTGGCGGCAATGTTGGTGGACCGCTCGGTTCAAACGTCTGGAGCCTGGCGCGTCTGCAAGGGCAGCCCGGACCGTATACGTCCGATTTCGACTTTGCGGCCCCTTTGTACAACCAGAATACCGCAGCGGCTCGTCTCCAGGACGACTTCATTCCCGGACAGCAGCGCTGGAGCTTCTACAGCTATGGCGAGCACGACATCGGCTGGGGCAGCAACACCTCGGCCTATTATGAATTGCTGGTGGCCAATCGTCAGACCACGATCAATTCGGGCAATCCGGGTCTCTTCCCGACGGTGCCGGGCAACAACCCGTTCAACCCGTGTAACCAGACGTCCAATCCGAATGGTGTGAACTGCCTTGGAACCGTCTTCGGGGCCAATTTTGGCAATCTTGACGTTGTTCCGATCATCCGGATCCTCGGCGAGCGGGATCGTACAGAAGCCGATATCACGCAGATCAGTTCTGTGGTCGGGTTCCGCGGCGATCTGCCTTTCTTCAACGCCTGGGGCTATGACATCTATACGAGCTATGCCCGCTCGGAAGGTTTCAGCCGCTTCGTCGGACTGGATAATGACCGCCTTCAATTGTCGCTGAACACGTCCGTTCGCCTGCCGAACGGCAATGTGGTTTGTGGTGTCGATCTGGATGGCGATGGTCTGCCGGACAACAATATCGGTGCCTTTGGCGATGAGCGTCTGCTCAATACGCCTTGTGTCCCGGTCAACCTGTTCCAGCCGTCCATTTATCAGGAAGGCGGCGGTGTCCTGTCGCAGGCCGAGATGGATTACCTGCTGACACCGGCAACAATCCGGACTGTTTATGAGCAATTGATGGTCGGTGGTACGACATCCGGCAATCTGTTCACCCTGAACAATGGCTCTGATGTTCCGCTGGTCCTCGGTTTCGAATATCGTCGTGACACCATCCAGTCGCAGGCTGATGATGTCTTCGGCCGCGGTGATATCCTGTTCCGCTCCGCAGACCAGGGCGCAACCGGTAACCGCTATCTGTGGGAAATCTTCGCAGAAACGGAATTCCAGCCCATCCTGGGACGCCGCTTTGCTGAAGAAGTGACGATCAACCTCTCTGGCCGTTGGACCGACGAGAGCAATTACGGTTCCGATGTCACCTACTCGATCAAGGGTAACTGGCGTCCGACCAACTGGTTGAACTTCCGTGGTTCGTACGGCACGTCCTATCGCGCGCCGAACGCACGCGAGCAGTTCCTTGCCGGGCAGACCGGTTTTGCCACCGTGACCGACCCCTGCGTCGTTCCGGGTGGAGCCCGCGTCGATGACGACAACAATCCGGCTACGCCGCTTGTCTATGTTCCGGGTCTCGACACACGGTCGCAGATCACGATCGCCAACTGTCAGGCTGCCGGTGTGGATCCGTTTTCGCTGGGTCTGGCCGCCAACCTGGGCCCGGCTTCGTCCGTGGAAACGGCCTCTGGCGGTACAACCCTGCTGGATCCGGAAACGTCCCGGTCCCAGACTTGGGGTGTGGTGGCAGAGCAGCCCTGGTTTGACGCTTTCGATCTGCGTCTGGCGGTCTCCTACTATGACATCGTCGTCAGCGACTCGGTCAACGAGCCGAGCGCCGGCTTCATCGTCAATGACTGCTACAACACGATCCCGGGCTTCCAGTCCGCCTTCTGTAACCGCATTCAGCGTAGCCCGGGTGGCTTCCTGAACTTCATCGATGCCTCCTTCATCAACATCGGTACGATCAACTCGAAGGGTGTGGATTTCAACGTCCTCTATGAAGACGAAATCCCGTGGTTCGGTGGATGGGGCCTGACGGCTGACGTCCGCGCAACCCGCCTGAACGAGCAGGTCTTCAATGTTCAGGGCACGCCGGATGATAACGCTGGTGAGACCGAAGCACCGCATTGGACAGGGTCCTTCCGCGTTGCTCTGGATCAGGATAACTGGCGCTTCACCTGGTTGACCCGTTACATCGGTGGTGGTGAAGAGAATGATCCGGGCACGACTGGTGTGACTTGCCGTCAGGTCAATGCGGCCGGCACCGGCCTCACCAACTGCGGTACGCCGGTTTACTGGACCGACGAATACTACGTCCACACGGCTGGTGTCTCCTGGACGCCGGATACGTGGGTCATCAACTTCGGTGTCCAGAACGTCTTTGACGAAGAGCCTCCGGTTGTTGACCCGGCTGGTGTGTTCGCCATCGGCAACGTGCCAATCGGCATCGGCCACGACCTTCGCGGTCGCCGCTGGTTCCTGGGCGTACGCAAGTCGTTCTAGAAAACGGCAGCATTACAGAAAATGGGCGGCTCCGGAGAAATCCGGGGCCGCTTTTTTATGCGCAAAATGCTGCGTATACAGGCCTCTCGGCACTTGCCCTTGGCGCGCAATTTGCGCAGTCTATCTTCCAACGGGAACAGACAGCCTCAGGGGAAATGATGATGCGTAAACTCGTTTTGGGAGCTATCGCGGGCTTGATGGCCACGGGCTCGGCCCTTGCCGTTCAGGGCGAGGTGGTGCCGCTTGAATATTTCGCAACCTACCCGGCCGTGGCGGATGTCAGCCTGTCACCGGACGGCGAGCATCTGGCTATGCGGCGTCTGACCGCTCGTGATGGCGATTACATTATCGAGGTCTATTCCACCGACGATTTTTCGGCTGATCCCGTACGCCTCGGTGCCGATCGCATGGAAGTCCTTGGTGTCAGCTGGGTGTCTCCGGAATATTTGCTCGTGAATTTCCGGCAGCAGGTCCGTGACCGGATTGAAGGCGTCAATCAAGGCGTTTATGAGTTCAAGCGCGCTATTGTTCACTGGTCCGGCGAGGGCGGTTTCCGGGCACTCGACGATGACGTTCGTATCGTCCGGCGCATGGCCGAAGATCCGGAACATATCATTATCCGGACCGCGGGTCTGAATAATACCGATACGGTCGAAGACCTTCGGGGCCGCTCGATCGGCCGGGTCAGCACACCGGATTTCTATCGTTACAATGTGCGCACCGGGCGTCAGACGCGGATCCTGCGCGGCAGCGGCCGGTTCGGCAATTATATCCTCGATCAGGACGGCAATCCGCGGTTCGCTACCTCGATTGATGAAGCCACCCGTTCGGTCCAGTATTTCTGGCGCGAGGATCCTGAAAATCCCAACTGGCGGGAAGTGATGTCCTTCGAAGTCGAGGACTATGAAACCTATGGCCAGTCGGGCGTGAACGTGGTCGGGTTCGATCCGGACCGTGATTATCGCGCCTATGTGCTCGCGCATAACGGCGAGAACACGATTGGTGCGCACATCATGGATTTGCGCACCGGCGAATATGTCCGCACCATCTATCAGCGTGAGGATGTCGACATCCTCGGTCCGCGCTTCGAGCCACACATTGACCGTGAGCCGGAGCTGGCCGGCTTTGCCTTCTACGCCGATGGCGAGCGTCAGTATGCCTGGATCAGCCAGGAGATGGCGGACCTGCAAGCGGTTGTCGACAACGCCTTCCCGGATACGCGCAATACAATCGTCAACTGCGTGAATAATTGCGCCCAGATGCTGGTCTTCTCACAGTCATCGCAGGAGCCCGGCGTCTATTATTATATCTCTGGCGGACAGCCGGTCGTAATCGGTCGCTCCTTCCCGCAGCTGATGGACGCTGCGCTCGGCCGTGAGGAGTTTATCACCTATCCGGCGCGCGACGGCCTCGAAATTCCGGCAATCCTGACCCTGCCGCCTTTCGGCGAGGCACCCTACCCACTCGTCGTTCTGCCGCATGGCGGTCCGTGGGTCTCCGAGACACGGGCATTTGACGAATGGGCGACGGTTCTGGCCAATCGCGGCTATATGGTCATGCAGCCGCAATATCGCGGGTCTGAAGGCTATGGTCTTGATCACTGGCTGCCGAGCTTTGGCAATTGGGGCATCACCATGTCGGACGACAAGGATGATGGCGTCCGCTATCTCGTTGATGCTGGTCTGACCACAGCGGATCAGGTCGCCATGTTCGGCTGGAGTTATGGCGGCTATGCGGCCTTCGCAGCCGCGGTGCGTCAGCCCGCCGTCTATAACTGCGCCATCGCCGGGGCCGGCGTGTCCGACCTCGACGTGATTCAGCGTGATTTCGGCGGTACGGCGATTGGCCAGCTGCTTGTGGAAGAAGGCTATACCGGTATGTCACCGGCCGAATTCGCCGAGGATGTCCGCGTTCCGCTGCTCATCATCCATGGCGAAGTTGATCAGCGCGTCCCGCAATATCAGAGCCAGATCATGATCCGGGCGCTGGAGCGCAATGGTATTCCGCACCGCTATGTGGAATTGCCGGATGCGGATCACTTCTCGAACACGCTCAATTACGACAACCAGGTGACGCTCTACACAGAGCTGACAAGCTGGCTGGCGAATGAGTGTGGCATGCCGACGCCGCAAAACCCGGCACGGTAGGTCTGTTCACAGCGTAGAGAAAAGGCCCGCTCGTTTGAGCGGGCCTTTTTTGTTGCAAGCCAGACGCACTAGGCGGCCATCACCCGGTCTACCTCATCCACCAATTCCCGAAGGTGGAAGGGTTTGGACAGAACCTTCGCATTCGACGGGGCACTCGATCCCGCATTCAGGGCGACTGCCGCAAATCCGGTGATGAACATGATTTTCAGGGTTGGCGTCAGTTCGGCCGCCCGCCGCGCCAGTTCGATACCATCTATGCCGGGCATCACAATATCGGTCAGCAACAGGTCAAACGCATCCTTGTTGGCCTCGAACACGGACAAGCCTTCATCGCCATCCGCACACGCCACGACATCATGGCCGGCCCGCTTCAGGGCCTTGGCCAGAAAGTCGCGCATCGACCCGTCATCTTCCGCCAGAAGTATTTTTGCCATTCCGGAATCTCCACCCATCCGTTTCCAGACCTGTCTTTAGACCATTAAGGTAAAAGTCCGCTGAACGAACCGACAAATGCTCCGTGAATGGCTTGACCGGACTGCATACGTCCCGCCAATGTGAAGACATGGTCCGAAGCAACCCGATATCGCCCGATGCGGCCATGGATTCGTCGCCCGCCATCATTGCGCGGATCGACCAGCCTGTCATTGTGCGCCGTCCGAAGGAAAGGCTGTCACCGATCCTGGCGGCGTCACCCCATAGCGGGCGTATCTATCCACCTGACCTGCTGGCCCAATCCTGCTTGCCACTGGATTTGTTGCGGCGGTCGGAAGACGCCTATGTCGATACCCTGATAGAGGCGGCTCCGGATTTTGGTATTGCGGCCGTAATCGCTCCCTTCCCGCGGGTCTTTATTGATCCGAACCGGTCGACAAATGAGCTGGATTCCGTGCTGTTTCCCGAACTTCCCCGCCAGAGCGCAGGCGCGACTCCACACGTCCTGGCCGGGCTCGGTGTCATCCCGCGAATGAGCGCCGGTGGACGGCCGCTCTATGACGCGCCGCTGAAGGTGACGGAAGCGCGCCAGCGCATCGCAGATTATTATCGGCCCTATCACGGCGCGATCGATGTCGACCTTACGGCCTCTCATGATGTGTTCGGGATTGCCATTCTTCTGGATTTTCACTCCATGCCGGCCATTGCTGCTGGCGGCGTCGATATCGTCCTGGGCGACCGTCATGGCAGCGCCTGCGATCCCGCCATCATGGCGCATGTCGAAAGCGTATTTCGGGATCAGGGTTTCCTTGTTCGCCGCAATCGCCCCTATGCTGGGGGATATTCGACAGCCTGTTATGGCAAGCCCGGACAAAACCGGCATGCCATCCAGATCGAAATCAATCGCGGTCTCTATCTCAATGAAGAACAGGTGACCCGTTCCGGGACGTTTCCCGCCACACGGGAGAAAGTCGAAGCAGTCCTGCGCGCGCTCGCGACAGAAAAATGGACCTGAAAATTCACATAAGATTCTGAAATATCTCATCTAATAATTGGAGTTTCGGCTGCGGCATGGCCTTTGCTCTCCTCTAACGCGAACGCGTCGAGGGGACGTAGGTCAAGAAGCGATTACCGGAGCCGAAACGATGACAAACGAAATTGATTTCCACATTGGCAAGAGGCTGCGCCGCCGTCGCCGCCTGCTCGGCCTGACTCAACAGCAGCTGGCTGAATCGGTCGGCATCCGCTTTCAGCAGATCCAGAAATATGAGTGCGGGGCCAATCGCGTCAGCGCCAGCCGTCTGTACGAACTCTCGGAATCCCTGGATGTGCCGGCTCAGTATTTCTATGAGGGTATCTCGCCGGATGAGGACAAGTCCGACGATCCCGACGTCATGGCCGCGGATATTCTTTCGCAGAAAGAAACCATGGACCTCGTGCGCGCTTATTACCGCCTCGGCGAGCGCCCTCGCAAGCGTCTGCTTGAATTGGCAAAATCGCTGGAGCCGGCAGAGGCTGCCAACGACGCCGCCTGAAAATCCGATAGCTGACAAGCGCTGACCGGACTGATAGGTCAGCGTCATGACAGAACGTAATCTCCAGAACGACCTCGCGTTCGCGCACCGGTTGGCAGATGCCGCCGGTGCCGCCATTCTACCGCATTTCCGCCGGCAGACATCGGTCGAGAACAAGGTGGGTGCCGGCTTTGATCCGGTCACCATTGCCGACCGGTCCGCCGAGCAGGCCATGCGCGATCTCATCAATATCGAACGCCCTGACGACGGCGTGCTGGGCGAGGAATTCCCCGTATTGGAAAGCCGCAATGGCTGGTCCTGGACGCTCGATCCAATTGACGGGACGCGCGGTTTTATTGCCGGCACGCCGACGTGGACGGTTCTCATTGCCCTGACCTATGAAAATGTCCCCGTACTGGGCGTCATTGATCAGCCGCATACCGGCGAACGGTTTTCGGGCCATCAGGGCTGGGCGGAGCTTG
Proteins encoded in this window:
- the cpdR gene encoding cell cycle two-component system response regulator CpdR, translated to MAKILLAEDDGSMRDFLAKALKRAGHDVVACADGDEGLSVFEANKDAFDLLLTDIVMPGIDGIELARRAAELTPTLKIMFITGFAAVALNAGSSAPSNAKVLSKPFHLRELVDEVDRVMAA
- a CDS encoding TonB-dependent receptor domain-containing protein; translated protein: MSNFWDRERLLRSTILAGFAAAGLAGASAYAQDVDEDEEAVEEEEEQDTVIVTGSRIQRSEFNSLSPVQVISGEVSREVGLVNAADILQAQSQATGTQIDTTFVGFVLDNGPGSVQLNLRGLNAERTLTLVNGRRLAPAGIGGAPTSPDLTLIPGLIIERIDLLLDGASSIYGSDAVAGVANVVLRQDFEGVEFEYNRTTPFDGGGEQTQFAGAWGINSDRGFAGFAFEYSQTEAQLLGDRDFTRGCPRNHEIGNDGVIRSVDVSTWDFSGANPGDINNGRNVGLFTGDNASCNTSLINRLFIPVGFGSTYYTPGFSNIGIPNFSESNLGGNVGGPLGSNVWSLARLQGQPGPYTSDFDFAAPLYNQNTAAARLQDDFIPGQQRWSFYSYGEHDIGWGSNTSAYYELLVANRQTTINSGNPGLFPTVPGNNPFNPCNQTSNPNGVNCLGTVFGANFGNLDVVPIIRILGERDRTEADITQISSVVGFRGDLPFFNAWGYDIYTSYARSEGFSRFVGLDNDRLQLSLNTSVRLPNGNVVCGVDLDGDGLPDNNIGAFGDERLLNTPCVPVNLFQPSIYQEGGGVLSQAEMDYLLTPATIRTVYEQLMVGGTTSGNLFTLNNGSDVPLVLGFEYRRDTIQSQADDVFGRGDILFRSADQGATGNRYLWEIFAETEFQPILGRRFAEEVTINLSGRWTDESNYGSDVTYSIKGNWRPTNWLNFRGSYGTSYRAPNAREQFLAGQTGFATVTDPCVVPGGARVDDDNNPATPLVYVPGLDTRSQITIANCQAAGVDPFSLGLAANLGPASSVETASGGTTLLDPETSRSQTWGVVAEQPWFDAFDLRLAVSYYDIVVSDSVNEPSAGFIVNDCYNTIPGFQSAFCNRIQRSPGGFLNFIDASFINIGTINSKGVDFNVLYEDEIPWFGGWGLTADVRATRLNEQVFNVQGTPDDNAGETEAPHWTGSFRVALDQDNWRFTWLTRYIGGGEENDPGTTGVTCRQVNAAGTGLTNCGTPVYWTDEYYVHTAGVSWTPDTWVINFGVQNVFDEEPPVVDPAGVFAIGNVPIGIGHDLRGRRWFLGVRKSF
- a CDS encoding N-formylglutamate amidohydrolase, which encodes MVRSNPISPDAAMDSSPAIIARIDQPVIVRRPKERLSPILAASPHSGRIYPPDLLAQSCLPLDLLRRSEDAYVDTLIEAAPDFGIAAVIAPFPRVFIDPNRSTNELDSVLFPELPRQSAGATPHVLAGLGVIPRMSAGGRPLYDAPLKVTEARQRIADYYRPYHGAIDVDLTASHDVFGIAILLDFHSMPAIAAGGVDIVLGDRHGSACDPAIMAHVESVFRDQGFLVRRNRPYAGGYSTACYGKPGQNRHAIQIEINRGLYLNEEQVTRSGTFPATREKVEAVLRALATEKWT
- the hisN gene encoding histidinol-phosphatase, yielding MTERNLQNDLAFAHRLADAAGAAILPHFRRQTSVENKVGAGFDPVTIADRSAEQAMRDLINIERPDDGVLGEEFPVLESRNGWSWTLDPIDGTRGFIAGTPTWTVLIALTYENVPVLGVIDQPHTGERFSGHQGWAELATRSERRALKVSDVATLETAILVTTDPYLFQAVEAARFAAVRKAARLTRYGMDGYGYGLLAAGGVDLVIESGLAPYDWHALIPVIKGAGGIVTNWSGESEYSDGALVAAATPQLHAQAIAKLKSA
- a CDS encoding S9 family peptidase — protein: MMMRKLVLGAIAGLMATGSALAVQGEVVPLEYFATYPAVADVSLSPDGEHLAMRRLTARDGDYIIEVYSTDDFSADPVRLGADRMEVLGVSWVSPEYLLVNFRQQVRDRIEGVNQGVYEFKRAIVHWSGEGGFRALDDDVRIVRRMAEDPEHIIIRTAGLNNTDTVEDLRGRSIGRVSTPDFYRYNVRTGRQTRILRGSGRFGNYILDQDGNPRFATSIDEATRSVQYFWREDPENPNWREVMSFEVEDYETYGQSGVNVVGFDPDRDYRAYVLAHNGENTIGAHIMDLRTGEYVRTIYQREDVDILGPRFEPHIDREPELAGFAFYADGERQYAWISQEMADLQAVVDNAFPDTRNTIVNCVNNCAQMLVFSQSSQEPGVYYYISGGQPVVIGRSFPQLMDAALGREEFITYPARDGLEIPAILTLPPFGEAPYPLVVLPHGGPWVSETRAFDEWATVLANRGYMVMQPQYRGSEGYGLDHWLPSFGNWGITMSDDKDDGVRYLVDAGLTTADQVAMFGWSYGGYAAFAAAVRQPAVYNCAIAGAGVSDLDVIQRDFGGTAIGQLLVEEGYTGMSPAEFAEDVRVPLLIIHGEVDQRVPQYQSQIMIRALERNGIPHRYVELPDADHFSNTLNYDNQVTLYTELTSWLANECGMPTPQNPAR
- a CDS encoding helix-turn-helix domain-containing protein; amino-acid sequence: MTNEIDFHIGKRLRRRRRLLGLTQQQLAESVGIRFQQIQKYECGANRVSASRLYELSESLDVPAQYFYEGISPDEDKSDDPDVMAADILSQKETMDLVRAYYRLGERPRKRLLELAKSLEPAEAANDAA